A region of Diospyros lotus cultivar Yz01 chromosome 3, ASM1463336v1, whole genome shotgun sequence DNA encodes the following proteins:
- the LOC127797545 gene encoding U-box domain-containing protein 51-like — MWLQPQGHSHHHHHHHHHHQPKPGGNGLVAVAIDKDKNSQHALRWATEHLLHRGGTVILVHVVHKSNSLSSMHHSVTGDVGSAHKQQLEKQNKELFNSFHCFCTRKDIQSLDVILEDTDVVKALVEYVSYAAIETLVLGATSKHGFIRRFKTSDIPSHVLKGAPEFCTVFVISKGKVSSERKASCSAPFTSPLHDQIENLANAHNQNSHHHHHSFSAESRTNSRPSFSLKDISAGSERNTPRKHHDHRHSRHQNLLDDTDSVKSPFSRGRGYHAKMFGDLSESDTDISFVSPGRPAITDHMAVSLYDTMETTSGRPSRVSTSSDHSFGSVRLGSRWSDSSHAHDFSSSSIDNRTSVSSQQEDMEAEMRRLKLELRQTMDMYSTACKEALAAKQKAMDLHRWRLEEERRLEEARLAEEAALAIAEKERAKCEAAQRIAELEAQRRITAEMKFYKQAEEHGLSERNDFRYRRYTIEEIETATEFFSDSRKIGEGGYGPVYKCYLDHTPVAVKVLRPDAAQGRAQFQKEVEVLSCMRHPNMVLLLGACPEYGCLIYEYMAKGSLEDRLFRRGNTPAISWQHRFRMAAEITRGLLFLHQNKPEPIVHRDLKPANILLDYNYVSKISDVGLARLVPPSVADDVTQYRMTSTAGTFCYIDPEYQQTGMLGVKSDVYSLGIVLLQLITAKPAMGLAHHVGRSIEKGTFAEMLDPSVPDWPVNEALIFAKLAVQCAELRRKDRPDLGKVVLPELEKLRDLAEENMSHFLLGGSAAPSPNHSLVSISQEAGNNAMRAHSGYESSKSFSSSYE; from the exons CTATGCACCACTCTGTCACTGGCGACGTGGGATCTGCACATAAGCAACAACTTGAGAAGCAAAATAAGGAATTGTTCAACTCCTTTCATTGCTTCTGCACCCGCAAAGAC ATTCAATCTCTTGATGTCATACTTGAAGATACAGATGTAGTGAAAGCTTTGGTAGAATATGTTTCTTATGCTGCCATTGAGACTTTGGTTCTTGGGGCAACATCAAAGCATGGCTTTATCAG AAGATTCAAGACTTCAGACATTCCAAGTCATGTCTTAAAGGGGGCACCAGAGTTCTGCACAGTTTTTGTCATCTCCAAAGGAAAGGTATCTTCTGAACGAAAAGCTTCTTGCTCAGCGCCATTCACTTCTCCTCTCCATGACCAAATAGAGAATCTAGCAAATGCCCACAATCAAAAttcccaccaccaccaccattcTTTTTCTGCTGAATCGCGCACCAACTCCAGGCCTAGTTTTAGTCTAAAAG ATATATCAGCTGGATCAGAAAGGAATACACCTCGCAAACATCACGATCATCGTCATTCTCGTCATCAGAATTTGCTTGACGACACAGACTCTGTGAA ATCACCATTTTCTAGAGGAAGAGGCTACCATGCAAAGATGTTTGGAGATCTCTCAGAATCAGATACTGACATATCCTTTGTGAGCCCGGGCAGGCCTGCAATCACTGACCATATGGCTGTTTCACTTTATGATACCATGGAAACAACATCTGGCCGACCCTCTCGGGTTTCAACAAGCTCAGATCACAGCTTTGGCTCAGTACGGTTGGGATCCAGGTGGAGTGACTCCAGCCATGCACATGACTTTTCATCCTCTTCCATCGACAATAGAACCTCGGTTTCCTCTCAA CAGGAAGATATGGAAGCTGAAATGAGGCGGCTGAAGCTGGAGCTTAGACAAACGATGGATATGTATAGTACAGCTTGCAAAGAAGCACTAGCAGCAAAACAGAAG GCAATGGATCTCCATCGCTGGCGACTTGAAGAAGAACGAAGGTTAGAAGAGGCACGACTTGCAGAGGAAGCTGCATTGGCAATTGCAGAGAAGGAGAGAGCTAAGTGCGAAGCAGCTCAGAGGATTGCAGAACTGGAAGCACAGCGCAGAATAACTgctgaaatgaaattttacaAGCAAGCTGAAGAGCATGGACTATCAGAGagaaatgattttcggtacaggaGGTATACAATTGAGGAGATTGAAACAGCAACGGAATTTTTTTCTGATTCTAGGAAGATTGGGGAAGGGGGTTATGGCCCTGTCTACAAATGTTACCTTGATCATACCCCAGTTGCAGTAAAGGTTTTACGTCCAGATGCAGCCCAAGGAAGGGCACAATTTCAAAAAGAG GTTGAAGTATTAAGTTGTATGCGACATCCTAACATGGTACTCCTACTAGGAGCCTGTCCAGAATATGGCTGTCTGATTTACGAGTACATGGCTAAAGGCAGCTTAGAAGACCGCCTCTTCAGACGTGGGAATACCCCTGCTATCTCTTGGCAGCACAGGTTCAGAATGGCTGCAGAGATAACCAGAGGTCTGCTCTTCCTCCACCAGAACAAACCGGAGCCAATAGTGCACCGTGATCTCAAGCCAGCCAACATTCTGCTTGACTACAACTATGTCAGCAAAATCAGTGATGTGGGACTGGCCAGGCTCGTTCCTCCCTCCGTGGCTGACGATGTAACACAGTACAGAATGACTTCAACAGCTGGAACTTTCTGTTACATTGACCCTGAGTATCAACAAACTGGAATGCTGGGTGTTAAATCCGATGTTTATTCTCTGGGAATTGTTCTTCTGCAACTGATTACAGCCAAGCCAGCAATGGGCTTGGCTCACCATGTTGGAAGGTCTATTGAGAAGGGGACATTTGCTGAGATGCTAGACCCGTCTGTGCCGGATTGGCCTGTCAATGAGGCCTTAATCTTTGCAAAATTAGCAGTGCAATGTGCAGAGCTTAGGCGCAAAGACAGGCCAGATCTTGGCAAGGTTGTTTTGCCAGAGCTTGAGAAACTCAGAGATCTTGCTGAAGAAAATATGAGTCACTTCCTGTTAGGTGGCAGTGCAGCCCCCTCCCCCAACCACAGCCTCGTCTCCATCTCACAG GAGGCCGGGAACAACGCCATGCGTGCACATTCAGGATATGAGAGCTCTAAAAGTTTCTCGAGCTCGTATGAATAG
- the LOC127797546 gene encoding mediator of RNA polymerase II transcription subunit 19a-like isoform X2: protein MDPEGKKFGRGPRELTGAVDLISHYKLLPHHEFFCKRSLPLSVSDTHYLHNVVGDTEIRKGEGMQLDQLIQEISYSKETNARIQPFDLDALGEAFQLRETAPVDLPPAEKGIPTIVGKSKNESKDKEKKHKKHKDKDRERDKEHKKHKHRHKDRSKDKDKEKKKDKSGHHDSEHLKKHHEKKRKHEGGEDLNDYHIHKKT, encoded by the exons ATGGATCCTGAAGGCAAGAAGTTTGGAAGAG GGCCAAGAGAACTTACAGGGGCAGTGGATCTTATAAGTCACTATAAATTGTTGCCTCACCATGAGTTCTTCTGCAAGAGGTCACTTCCTTTATCAGTTTCAGACACACACTACCTTCACAATGTGGTGGGAGACACTGAAATTAGGAAAGGCGAAGGGATGCAACTGGATCAGCTCATTCAGGAAATATCTtattcaaaagaaacaaatgctCGGATACAGCCTTTTGACTTAGATGCCCTCGGAGAAGCATTTCAACTCAGGGAAACTGCTCCGGTTGATCTGCCTCCA GCAGAGAAAGGGATCCCTACTATTGTGGGAAAATCTAAAAACGAGTCCaaagacaaggaaaagaagCATAAAAAGCATAAGGACAAAGACCGGGAGAGGGATAAAGAACATAAGAAGCATAAGCATCGTCACAAGGACCGAAGTAAAGATAAGGacaaggagaaaaagaaagataaaagtgGGCATCATGATTCTGAACACTTGAAGAAGCACCATGAGAAG AAAAGAAAGCATGAGGGAGGTGAAGATCTTAATGACTATCACATTCACAAGAAAA CATAA
- the LOC127797546 gene encoding mediator of RNA polymerase II transcription subunit 19a-like isoform X1 yields MDPEGKKFGRGPRELTGAVDLISHYKLLPHHEFFCKRSLPLSVSDTHYLHNVVGDTEIRKGEGMQLDQLIQEISYSKETNARIQPFDLDALGEAFQLRETAPVDLPPAEKGIPTIVGKSKNESKDKEKKHKKHKDKDRERDKEHKKHKHRHKDRSKDKDKEKKKDKSGHHDSEHLKKHHEKKRKHEGGEDLNDYHIHKKSKHKSSKIDEMGAIKVAG; encoded by the exons ATGGATCCTGAAGGCAAGAAGTTTGGAAGAG GGCCAAGAGAACTTACAGGGGCAGTGGATCTTATAAGTCACTATAAATTGTTGCCTCACCATGAGTTCTTCTGCAAGAGGTCACTTCCTTTATCAGTTTCAGACACACACTACCTTCACAATGTGGTGGGAGACACTGAAATTAGGAAAGGCGAAGGGATGCAACTGGATCAGCTCATTCAGGAAATATCTtattcaaaagaaacaaatgctCGGATACAGCCTTTTGACTTAGATGCCCTCGGAGAAGCATTTCAACTCAGGGAAACTGCTCCGGTTGATCTGCCTCCA GCAGAGAAAGGGATCCCTACTATTGTGGGAAAATCTAAAAACGAGTCCaaagacaaggaaaagaagCATAAAAAGCATAAGGACAAAGACCGGGAGAGGGATAAAGAACATAAGAAGCATAAGCATCGTCACAAGGACCGAAGTAAAGATAAGGacaaggagaaaaagaaagataaaagtgGGCATCATGATTCTGAACACTTGAAGAAGCACCATGAGAAG AAAAGAAAGCATGAGGGAGGTGAAGATCTTAATGACTATCACATTCACAAGAAAAGTAAG CATAAGAGCTCAAAGATTGATGAGATGGGTGCCATAAAGGTAGCCGGCTGA
- the LOC127796946 gene encoding protein DA1-related 1-like, with the protein MFSKILQISLLEDFPPKENPGPTLKDNESQLKEDEQPAKVIQESLNFESPSRDRNANIYQPIPFLYSTGFRICVGCNIEIGYGRFLNCTNAVWHPECFRCHVCKQPICDYEFSMSGNYPYHNSFDKDHCHPKCDVCKHFILTNAAGLIEYGAHPFWVQKYYPFLAYDGTPQCCSCERMEPRETRYVALDDGRKLCLECLDSAIMVTNNCQLLYLEI; encoded by the coding sequence atgttttctaaaattttgcaaaTTAGCTTACTGGAGGACTTCCCACCAAAGGAGAATCCTGGTCCAACTTTGAAAGATAATGAGTCCCAAttgaaagaagatgaacaacCTGCCAAAGTTATACAAGAAAGCTTGAATTTTGAATCTCCATCCCGAGACAGAAATGCTAATATTTATCAACCTATACCTTTTCTCTATTCAACAGGGTTTAGGATATGTGTTGGCTGTAACATTGAGATTGGTTATGGAAGATTCCTGAATTGCACGAATGCAGTTTGGCATCCAGAATGTTTCAGATGCCATGTCTGCAAACAACCAATTTGCGATTATGAGTTTTCTATGTCTGGGAATTATCCTTATCACAATTCTTTCGACAAGGACCACTGTCACCCAAAATGTGACGTCTGCAagcattttatattaacaaatGCTGCTGGGTTAATTGAATATGGAGCGCATCCTTTCTGGGTCCAGAAGTATTATCCTTTTCTTGCGTATGATGGGACTCCTCAGTGCTGTAGCTGTGAGCGAATGGAGCCAAGGGAAACAAGATATGTTGCCCTAGATGATGGTCGAAAGCTTTGCCTAGAGTGTCTCGACTCGGCAATAATGGTTACTAATAATTGTCAGCTCCTTTATCttgaaatataa